One Manihot esculenta cultivar AM560-2 chromosome 6, M.esculenta_v8, whole genome shotgun sequence DNA segment encodes these proteins:
- the LOC110617637 gene encoding RNA pseudouridine synthase 3, mitochondrial — MWKNIHCNQMLYKVRSYSRIVPPPPAYAKPVIRVSNNVAHLGSPKDGPKPRQLLSLPPFPRLPLPGKNMVASHVTAISWLKYYFNEIPDSTIQSHFNKGLVHMQLPSCSNSIKQGGPTSIRKIKPSDVMEEGARIHIPVSVAETSISKRFGVIPSGTLYPNADEIEYLQRLVQYKDSALIVLNKPPKVPVKGNLPVHNSMDALAAAALSYDYDEGPKLVQRLDAESSGLILLGRTRESIGLLQWLFSDQNNPISCCKAWNDAREAMYQRYWALVIGTPKEKEGLIRAPLTKVLLNDGKTDRVVLTQCSGLEALTEYRVLGPKINGCSWIELRPLTRRKHQLRVHCAEALGTPIVGDYKYGWFVHQRWKQMPQVDIEPFSGKPYKLRRPEGLDVQKGSVLSKVPLLHLHCRELVIPNIAKFVDVLNQKSENLCQALDAKPDLLRFVASMPNHMKISWNLMSSYLV, encoded by the exons ATGTGGAAGAACATTCATTGCAATCAGATGTTATATAAGGTTAGAAGCTACTCAAGaatagttcctccaccacctgcCTATGCGAAACCAGTTATCAGAGTCTCCAACAATGTTGCCCATTTGGGCTCTCCAAAAGACGGTCCCAAGCCACGCCAGCTCCTATCCTTGCCCCCATTTCCTCGCCTCCCTTTGCCTGGAAAGAATATGGTGGCATCTCATGTCACCGCTATTAGTTGGCTCAAATATTACTTCAATGAAATCCCCGACTCTACAATCCAATCACATTTTAACAAGGGCCTT GTCCATATGCAGTTGCCGAGTTGTAGTAACTCCATCAAACAGGGAGGACCAACATCTATTAGAAAG ATTAAACCTAGTGATGTTATGGAGGAAGGAGCAAGAATTCATATACCTGTATCAGTAGCCGAGACTAGCATTTCGAAGAGGTTTGGTGTCATACCAAGTGGAACTTTATATCCAAATGCTGATGAGATTGAATATTTACAAAGGCTTGTCCAGTACAAG GATTCAGCTCTAATTGTCCTAAACAAACCCCCAAAAGTACCCGTCAAG GGGAATCTCCCAGTTCACAATAGCATGGATGCATTAGCGGCTGCAGCTTTGTCTTATGATTATGATGAAGGCCCTAAATTG GTGCAGCGCCTTGACGCAGAGAGCAGTGGTCTCATTTTATTGGGGAGAACAAGAGAAAGCATTGGTCTTCTTCAGTGGTTATTTAGTGACCAAAATAATCCAATTTCCTGTTGTAAG GCTTGGAATGATGCACGTGAAGCAATGTATCAAAGGTATTGGGCATTGGTTATAGGCACTCCCAAGGAAAAGGAAGGCTTAATTCGGGCTCCTCTTACAAAG GTGCTTCTTAATGATGGGAAGACAGACAGAGTTGTCCTGACTCAGTGTTCAGGTTTGGAGGCTTTAACTGAATACCGAGTGTTAGGTCCTAAAATAAATGGATGCTCGTGGATTGAGCTACGTCCACTCACTAGGCGAAAGCATCAG CTGCGGGTGCACTGTGCTGAAGCTCTTGGGACTCCCATTGTTGGTGACTACAAGTATGGTTGGTTTGTGCACCAGAGATGGAAGCAAATGCCTCAAGTTGATATTGAGCCATTTTCTGGGAAACCATACAAGTTGCGTAGGCCAGAAGGTCTAGATGTTCAGAAGGGAAGTGTGCTGTCAAAGGTCCCCTTGTTACACCTCCATTGTAGGGAGCTTGTAATTCCAAACATAGCAAAGTTTGTTGATGTCTTAAATCAAAAGTCTGAAAACCTCTGCCAAGCACTTGATGCAAAGCCGGATCTTCTTCGGTTTGTGGCATCAATGCCCAACCACATGAAAATTAGCTGGAATCTCATGTCCTCGTATTTGGTGTAA